From the Bacillota bacterium genome, one window contains:
- a CDS encoding DUF4838 domain-containing protein yields MPEVKICQIGDHRTISFASEELARYLKDMTGEKVQVKCQEAYDPPDRDALWVGTVDSFPGILIPTVKDSRFDDAIYIKVEGGKGIISGVNPRSVLLAVYRYLTQLGCRWVRPGKDGEFIPRVNLIAASMEVSEAASYRHRGICIEGAVSYQHVRDMIEWAPKVGFNGYFIQFREGYTFFDRWYSHKGNPFREPEDFSAEKARELVAMLADEIKRRDLLYHAVGHGWTCEPLGLPGLGWDYPPPAELPPSVTQYLALINGERKLWQGIPLNTNLCYSNSEVRHLIIQEISDYLQKHPEIDVLHFWLADGSNNQCECEECRKARPSDFYVRMLNELDELLTAENINTRIVFLIYVDLLWPPESEYIKNPDRFILMFAPITRTYSRPFTPEASLPALPPYERNHLSFPRNVEENVAFLRAWQGIFQGDSFDFDYHYMWDHYNDPGYIQIARVLHSDIRHLGDIGLNGYMSCQTQRAFFPTGLGMVVMGWSLWNKELDFKEIAKDYFRAAFGPDWHECYEYLKRLSELFDPVYLRGEKPETNQEAAESLSKIPEVIEEFRPIIEKNANLTNRCQAASWNYLRHHADICRYLAGALEARARGSWDTAFQWWERLKAMAWEREDALNQVLDVWLFIRTLEPKFRGEPKIPS; encoded by the coding sequence TTGCCAGAAGTAAAAATCTGCCAGATTGGCGATCACCGGACTATTTCATTTGCTTCTGAGGAACTTGCCAGGTACCTTAAGGATATGACTGGCGAAAAGGTGCAAGTAAAATGTCAGGAGGCTTATGATCCCCCGGATCGTGATGCTTTGTGGGTGGGTACGGTAGATTCCTTTCCCGGTATTCTGATACCTACCGTCAAAGACTCTAGATTCGATGATGCCATTTACATAAAGGTTGAGGGAGGGAAGGGGATTATTTCCGGCGTGAACCCCCGGAGCGTCCTTCTTGCCGTGTATCGCTATCTTACGCAGCTTGGTTGTCGGTGGGTTCGCCCAGGAAAAGATGGCGAATTCATACCGAGAGTAAATCTCATTGCCGCATCGATGGAGGTGTCCGAGGCGGCATCCTATCGTCATCGTGGTATTTGTATCGAGGGCGCTGTGAGCTATCAGCATGTTAGGGATATGATTGAGTGGGCCCCAAAGGTAGGGTTTAATGGATATTTCATTCAGTTTAGGGAAGGATATACTTTCTTTGACCGATGGTACTCACATAAGGGCAATCCTTTTAGGGAACCAGAGGATTTTTCGGCTGAAAAGGCCAGGGAACTTGTGGCTATGCTGGCAGATGAGATAAAGAGACGTGATCTTCTCTATCATGCAGTAGGTCATGGCTGGACTTGTGAGCCTCTTGGGTTGCCCGGGTTGGGGTGGGATTATCCTCCACCAGCAGAATTGCCCCCTAGTGTCACTCAGTACCTTGCTCTCATAAACGGTGAACGCAAACTCTGGCAGGGAATTCCCCTGAATACCAACCTTTGTTACTCGAATTCGGAGGTGCGGCATCTCATTATCCAGGAGATATCCGACTATCTCCAGAAACATCCAGAAATAGATGTCCTCCATTTCTGGTTGGCTGACGGTTCAAACAACCAGTGCGAATGTGAAGAGTGCAGGAAAGCTCGACCTTCGGATTTCTACGTTCGGATGCTGAACGAACTGGATGAACTCCTCACGGCAGAGAACATTAATACCAGGATTGTCTTTCTCATCTATGTAGACCTCCTCTGGCCGCCTGAATCCGAGTATATTAAGAATCCAGACCGTTTCATCCTGATGTTTGCTCCAATAACCCGCACATATAGTAGACCATTCACTCCCGAGGCCTCACTGCCCGCGCTGCCTCCCTATGAGAGAAATCACCTGTCATTCCCCCGTAATGTGGAAGAGAACGTGGCTTTTTTGCGTGCCTGGCAGGGGATCTTCCAGGGGGATAGCTTCGATTTCGATTATCACTACATGTGGGATCACTATAATGATCCAGGTTACATCCAGATAGCCAGAGTATTGCATAGTGATATTCGTCATTTAGGGGATATAGGTCTGAATGGGTATATGAGCTGCCAAACCCAGCGTGCCTTTTTCCCAACGGGGCTTGGCATGGTAGTGATGGGTTGGAGCCTTTGGAATAAGGAACTTGATTTCAAGGAAATAGCCAAGGACTACTTCAGGGCTGCCTTTGGACCAGATTGGCACGAGTGCTATGAATATCTTAAGCGCCTTTCCGAGCTTTTTGATCCAGTATATCTCAGAGGTGAGAAGCCAGAGACAAACCAGGAGGCGGCGGAATCTCTCAGTAAAATACCTGAGGTTATTGAGGAATTTAGACCGATTATCGAAAAGAATGCGAACTTGACGAACAGGTGCCAGGCGGCCTCGTGGAATTATCTGAGACATCATGCTGATATCTGTAGGTACCTGGCCGGAGCCTTGGAAGCCCGTGCGCGCGGGAGCTGGGATACAGCTTTTCAGTGGTGGGAAAGGCTCAAGGCCATGGCATGGGAACGCGAGGACGCTCTCAATCAGGTGTTGGATGTATGGCTTTTCATCCGAACATTAGAACCAAAATTCAGGGGGGAGCCCAAGATACCCAGTTAG
- a CDS encoding ABC transporter ATP-binding protein: MRYLWKAFWLGPRHWWRRFAALTGMIIDGGTIIVVPMLMKSAFDVIGKGADQAMGTLTRIGFWLVALAFIRAVGIYTEIYFQENTGNYIGRDLRSLIFQKLLYLPFPFFDRNRTGDLMSILTRDVDAVRDGTGFVVLIIVVNMIQTVGMLIAMLRLDLILSIAVLSLCPLIFIVTMYYGARIGPIYRKVQEYSGRLHSAAQENISGIRVVKAFSREYEEGERFGRENAKVYQANLDVVRLNSLTHPTLDFLGAATGLIALIAGGMKVINHQMSLGTLVAFTSFAGMIIWPIRQIGWLAELVQRASAGAARIYKVLGEPDSMPEPDKPFMPDRIAGHIRFEKVGFNYQDSDEAAILDFNLDVPPGRTVALLGPTGSGKTTVANLIPRFYDATAGRVTIDGVDVREWSLETLRRNIGFVFQDNFLFSDTVRENIAIGKPDAPQSLIEQAARVAQAHDFISAFPLGYETIIGERGLGLSGGEQQRIAIARALLVDPPIIILDDSSASLDMKTEATLRRALNELFKGRTVVIVTQRVSSAMMADEILLMDGGMVVERGTHDELLALGGAYKALYDVQMGDAKQWHDEALSRGGDALCQAVYQTTQ, translated from the coding sequence ATGCGGTACCTTTGGAAAGCATTCTGGCTTGGCCCACGTCACTGGTGGCGGCGTTTTGCGGCTCTTACCGGAATGATCATAGACGGGGGAACGATCATAGTGGTGCCTATGCTGATGAAGTCAGCTTTTGACGTGATCGGGAAGGGCGCAGATCAAGCTATGGGCACTCTTACTCGAATTGGGTTCTGGCTTGTGGCCCTTGCCTTCATTCGGGCTGTCGGAATCTATACTGAGATCTATTTTCAGGAGAACACCGGAAATTACATAGGTCGAGACCTGAGATCTCTCATATTTCAGAAACTCCTCTATTTGCCATTTCCTTTCTTCGACAGGAACAGAACCGGAGACCTCATGTCCATATTGACTAGGGATGTTGATGCCGTCCGGGATGGCACGGGTTTTGTGGTTCTTATTATTGTGGTAAATATGATCCAGACTGTCGGAATGCTGATAGCGATGCTACGCCTTGATCTTATCCTATCTATAGCTGTCCTCAGTCTATGCCCCTTGATATTCATCGTGACCATGTATTATGGCGCCCGCATTGGTCCCATATATCGAAAGGTTCAAGAATACTCTGGTCGCCTGCACTCTGCTGCGCAAGAGAATATCTCAGGTATCAGAGTTGTGAAGGCATTTTCTCGTGAATATGAAGAAGGAGAAAGATTCGGCAGGGAAAACGCCAAGGTCTATCAGGCGAACCTGGATGTCGTAAGACTTAATTCCCTCACCCACCCTACCCTCGACTTTCTGGGCGCAGCCACAGGGCTCATCGCGCTCATAGCCGGCGGGATGAAAGTGATAAACCACCAGATGAGCCTTGGGACGCTCGTGGCTTTCACCTCGTTCGCAGGGATGATAATCTGGCCAATAAGGCAAATCGGGTGGCTGGCCGAGCTTGTCCAGCGCGCATCCGCTGGAGCTGCAAGAATCTACAAAGTCCTGGGGGAGCCAGATTCGATGCCCGAGCCTGACAAACCTTTTATGCCAGATCGGATCGCGGGTCACATAAGATTTGAGAAGGTTGGTTTCAACTATCAAGATAGTGATGAGGCAGCCATCCTTGATTTCAACCTCGATGTGCCTCCGGGCCGCACAGTCGCCCTTCTCGGCCCTACAGGCTCAGGTAAGACCACTGTTGCAAACCTTATACCGCGGTTTTATGACGCCACTGCAGGGAGAGTAACCATTGATGGAGTGGATGTAAGGGAATGGTCCCTTGAAACGCTGCGTCGCAACATCGGATTTGTATTCCAGGACAATTTCCTCTTCTCTGATACTGTGCGGGAGAATATAGCCATCGGCAAGCCTGATGCTCCACAATCTCTGATTGAGCAGGCAGCAAGGGTAGCACAAGCTCATGATTTTATTTCCGCCTTCCCGCTCGGGTATGAGACTATCATCGGTGAGAGGGGGCTTGGGCTCTCTGGGGGAGAGCAGCAGCGCATTGCTATCGCTCGCGCCCTCCTTGTAGACCCGCCTATCATAATACTCGATGATTCCTCGGCAAGCCTAGATATGAAAACCGAGGCCACTTTACGCCGGGCGCTCAATGAGTTATTCAAGGGACGGACGGTCGTCATCGTCACTCAAAGAGTAAGCTCTGCCATGATGGCTGATGAAATTCTCCTTATGGATGGCGGGATGGTCGTCGAAAGAGGTACACATGATGAACTCTTGGCCCTTGGGGGCGCCTACAAGGCCCTCTATGACGTCCAGATGGGGGATGCAAAGCAATGGCATGACGAGGCACTAAGCCGCGGAGGTGATGCGCTGTGTCAAGCAGTATATCAGACAACCCAGTAG
- a CDS encoding transposase: MLRKPRSVREFQAWLYERLSVLFPTFHKQITTLTELIDKVYSLDLDRAIDIVTPLYSHTGRPSKDPLAMLRALLCGVSLGIQSITKLVSLLKSSPVLATISGFDPEDTPGVGTFYDFMYRLWGEDKKRFAMRKNQRKSLKNRETKSFVDGPISKADEPISETLAYAVMDNSFPLDPDSSILNQIFYRCIVAKSEMMGLLKSPQDNKTLLSGDSSVRIMV; encoded by the coding sequence GTGCTCAGAAAACCTAGAAGTGTTAGGGAATTCCAAGCCTGGCTCTATGAAAGGCTATCTGTATTATTCCCCACTTTCCATAAACAAATCACCACCCTCACAGAACTTATCGATAAAGTCTATTCCCTTGACCTCGACCGGGCCATCGATATCGTCACTCCGCTATACTCCCACACCGGAAGACCTTCAAAAGACCCTTTAGCCATGTTACGAGCCCTCCTCTGTGGGGTCTCACTCGGGATACAGAGCATAACCAAGCTCGTCTCTCTCCTTAAGTCTTCTCCTGTCCTTGCCACGATCTCAGGCTTTGACCCTGAGGATACCCCAGGGGTCGGCACATTCTATGACTTCATGTACCGCCTGTGGGGTGAGGATAAAAAACGCTTCGCCATGAGAAAGAATCAACGCAAATCCCTCAAAAACAGGGAAACCAAATCATTCGTCGATGGCCCCATCTCCAAAGCAGATGAGCCTATCAGCGAGACCCTGGCCTATGCAGTCATGGATAACTCCTTCCCTCTTGATCCGGACTCATCTATCCTCAACCAGATCTTTTATAGGTGTATTGTGGCAAAGTCCGAAATGATGGGCTTGCTCAAATCTCCTCAGGACAACAAAACTCTCCTCTCTGGCGACAGTAGCGTCCGTATAATGGTGTAA
- a CDS encoding transposase has protein sequence MPIHGFVGRNSIVEQAIEVYRKKATIEDVFRTIGSDVKLRPVWVRTEDRVKGHVTVCVLAYLLLNSLEHRVKGYPTKYQTSDSIIEKLSRCTIDEYQFPGIERPIRTMTKPTCDQIELFEALGLKDILLPRHIDPILKSESFINIDPPAEN, from the coding sequence CTGCCTATACACGGATTTGTCGGAAGAAATTCTATTGTAGAACAGGCAATCGAGGTATACCGCAAGAAAGCCACAATAGAAGATGTGTTTAGGACCATTGGGTCAGATGTCAAGCTTCGCCCCGTATGGGTGAGAACAGAGGATCGGGTAAAGGGGCATGTGACGGTATGTGTTCTGGCGTATCTTCTTCTTAACTCGTTAGAACACCGGGTGAAAGGGTATCCCACCAAGTATCAGACATCAGACTCGATAATTGAGAAGCTGTCGAGGTGTACAATAGACGAGTATCAGTTCCCTGGGATAGAGAGGCCAATAAGGACGATGACCAAACCCACGTGTGATCAGATAGAGCTGTTTGAAGCCTTGGGGCTGAAGGATATTCTGCTGCCCCGCCACATAGATCCGATATTGAAGAGCGAAAGCTTCATAAACATAGATCCTCCGGCTGAGAACTAA
- a CDS encoding IS110 family transposase, translated as MDKTAKIQLVRSNTLIAGVDVAKKKHFARIIDSYGIDVEKPFGFQNNIDGFIRLEGKLLQIQKKAGVERVIVGMEPTGHYWKPLAWWLRERGYTVVIVNPMLVKRHKEDLDNSPSKSDRKDTGIIADLVLQGKFMHCMLPKGIYAELRELAVTRRQQKGKLNAALNNLRAVLDEFFPEFDTVFKNLLGKAASWVLENIPFPKDIVSHSLEWLGERLKEASNHRVGLKRAESLMSAAESSVGVPDGLDAARIRLKSCLREVRFYEGELEITEAKMAEALEDAGLSRYLLSIPGVGVVTAAGFLGEIGDPTKYKNWRQVRNLAGLSLMENSSGKRQGNTIITKRGRSGLRCLLYQAALVLVAKNSAFRALYHYFLTRRQNPLKKKEALIAVGLKLLRVMFKLATAKELYDPSKVLGHYREAQLKAA; from the coding sequence ATGGACAAAACTGCAAAGATTCAATTAGTGCGGTCCAACACCTTGATTGCAGGAGTGGACGTCGCAAAGAAAAAGCATTTTGCCAGGATAATCGACTCTTACGGTATAGACGTAGAGAAACCCTTCGGTTTCCAGAATAACATAGACGGCTTCATTCGTCTAGAGGGTAAACTGCTTCAGATCCAGAAAAAGGCAGGCGTAGAGCGAGTCATAGTAGGGATGGAGCCCACCGGGCACTACTGGAAGCCTCTAGCATGGTGGCTACGAGAACGAGGTTATACAGTAGTCATCGTAAATCCCATGCTTGTGAAACGCCACAAAGAAGACCTGGATAATAGTCCAAGCAAGAGTGACCGTAAAGATACCGGGATAATCGCTGATCTCGTGTTGCAGGGCAAGTTCATGCATTGCATGTTGCCCAAGGGGATTTATGCAGAGCTACGGGAACTGGCCGTAACACGGCGTCAACAGAAGGGGAAGCTGAATGCGGCGTTAAACAATCTGAGAGCGGTTCTAGATGAGTTTTTCCCTGAGTTTGATACGGTTTTCAAGAACCTTTTGGGCAAAGCAGCGAGCTGGGTTCTTGAGAATATTCCGTTTCCCAAGGATATAGTCTCTCATTCGCTGGAATGGCTTGGAGAGCGACTCAAAGAGGCTTCAAACCACCGAGTAGGCCTTAAGAGAGCCGAGAGTCTGATGTCGGCTGCAGAGAGCTCAGTTGGAGTTCCAGACGGGCTAGATGCTGCTCGGATCCGTCTTAAGAGCTGTCTTAGAGAGGTCCGGTTTTATGAGGGGGAGCTTGAGATTACAGAGGCAAAGATGGCGGAGGCGCTGGAGGATGCAGGGTTATCAAGATATCTTTTGAGCATTCCAGGGGTTGGAGTAGTGACGGCAGCAGGATTCCTGGGGGAGATTGGGGATCCGACTAAGTATAAAAACTGGAGGCAGGTTAGGAATTTAGCGGGGTTGAGTCTCATGGAAAACAGTTCAGGGAAACGGCAAGGTAACACTATCATTACCAAGCGAGGAAGATCGGGACTTAGGTGTCTTCTGTATCAAGCGGCGTTAGTTCTAGTAGCCAAAAACAGCGCATTTAGGGCGCTTTATCATTATTTTCTGACGCGCAGGCAAAATCCGCTGAAAAAGAAGGAAGCATTGATAGCAGTAGGACTCAAGCTCCTACGAGTAATGTTCAAGCTGGCTACAGCAAAAGAGTTATATGATCCATCCAAGGTTTTAGGTCACTATCGAGAGGCACAACTTAAGGCCGCCTAG
- a CDS encoding transposase produces MIYFGALSDAEAQGIQNAINTPKNPDISFVGVTKFGASTHYQFLELWLLHWVYMSWGLHQLLGRIKYAELLILNRAVDPTSKIGVFEWAPKTACPAFLGVPSSADVDFEKYRDLDRLSKKQDEIMTYLYHALESRGLCNDSTFLYDMTATFMEGAKCLIAGYGHSPGGKAGHKQIKIALAVTRDGYPFYWEVLNGKTGEKTTIKHMVLQLKKLFGIKSCTFVFDRGMVSEGDFKIIESAGCTYLGAIVSDTLRSEQFLGLAQLANIDLDRCRKLAFDLAEAEDLTKVNIPEELDGFSIHEKARVFYRTYKRCKTRYIVIFNPELCVTRKENRNQRIEKAKAEIRELNSELSEAAKDRKLGPVETKVKDIF; encoded by the coding sequence TTGATCTACTTCGGAGCACTGTCCGACGCAGAAGCTCAGGGTATACAAAATGCCATAAACACCCCCAAGAACCCTGACATCTCATTCGTCGGCGTGACCAAGTTCGGCGCGTCCACGCACTATCAATTCCTGGAACTGTGGTTGCTTCATTGGGTGTACATGTCCTGGGGACTCCATCAACTCCTTGGCAGGATCAAATATGCTGAACTCCTGATCCTCAACAGGGCTGTCGATCCAACCAGCAAGATCGGCGTCTTCGAGTGGGCGCCCAAAACTGCTTGCCCGGCATTTCTTGGCGTTCCTAGTTCAGCTGATGTGGATTTTGAGAAATATCGGGACCTTGACCGGCTATCCAAAAAACAGGATGAGATAATGACATACCTGTATCATGCCCTGGAAAGCAGAGGGCTTTGCAATGATTCCACCTTTCTCTACGACATGACGGCAACATTCATGGAAGGCGCCAAGTGCCTGATAGCAGGGTATGGACATTCTCCCGGCGGGAAGGCCGGGCACAAGCAGATAAAGATAGCGCTCGCCGTCACAAGGGATGGATATCCATTTTACTGGGAGGTGTTAAATGGCAAAACCGGCGAAAAGACCACGATTAAACACATGGTTCTTCAGCTCAAGAAGCTTTTCGGGATCAAAAGCTGCACCTTTGTCTTCGACAGGGGAATGGTGTCGGAAGGGGATTTCAAGATAATTGAATCAGCAGGGTGCACATATCTTGGCGCCATTGTATCCGATACTTTGAGGTCAGAGCAGTTCCTAGGGCTTGCCCAGCTTGCGAATATAGACCTCGACAGGTGCAGAAAATTGGCCTTTGACCTCGCAGAGGCTGAAGATTTGACGAAAGTGAACATTCCAGAGGAACTGGATGGGTTCAGCATTCATGAGAAGGCGAGGGTATTCTATAGGACATACAAGAGGTGCAAGACCCGGTATATAGTCATTTTTAACCCAGAGCTTTGCGTCACGAGGAAAGAGAACAGGAACCAGCGGATTGAAAAGGCGAAGGCGGAGATAAGGGAGTTGAATAGCGAGCTATCGGAGGCCGCAAAGGATAGAAAGCTCGGACCCGTTGAAACCAAGGTCAAGGATATTTTTTAA
- a CDS encoding Rrf2 family transcriptional regulator, with protein sequence MRKAVVVKVITNKVEYLLRILMDLIQNESKGYMLSKDIAERQSIPPKYMPQLMALLTRQGWVTSMRGAGGGVRLAVDPDSISIYDVVTAAGEPLLIKPCVEKKYACSLKESCPLLPVWEKTQQEINKVLKDTTLSELVENQKTVKGGMKNVKN encoded by the coding sequence ATGAGGAAGGCGGTGGTAGTCAAGGTGATCACAAATAAGGTGGAATACCTGCTTCGCATCTTAATGGACCTAATTCAAAATGAATCAAAAGGTTACATGCTCTCCAAAGATATTGCGGAACGGCAGAGTATCCCACCTAAATATATGCCGCAATTAATGGCCCTCCTGACCCGGCAAGGGTGGGTCACTTCCATGCGGGGAGCGGGAGGAGGGGTCAGGCTTGCAGTGGATCCTGATAGTATCAGCATATATGATGTGGTGACGGCAGCAGGAGAGCCTCTTCTGATTAAGCCATGTGTTGAAAAGAAATATGCATGTTCCCTGAAAGAGAGCTGTCCGCTGCTTCCGGTATGGGAGAAGACTCAACAGGAAATCAACAAGGTGTTGAAGGATACGACTTTGAGTGAATTGGTCGAGAATCAGAAGACAGTCAAAGGAGGTATGAAAAATGTCAAAAATTAG
- a CDS encoding IS256 family transposase — translation MAQYQVTVDGEVLQQLFVRDDALARLVEQVVNQVLEAQVTEQLKAGPYERTDERQGYRNGHRERSLTTRIGRLTLEVPRTRAGKFSTDLFERYQRSEQALILALMEMVINGVSTRKVRSVVEELCGTELSRSTVSDLCKRLDPVVREWNERDLSDREYPFVVVDALVIKVRKGGRVRVQSVLLAAGINREGYREILGLMIGDSESEASWSEFFGRLKARGLRGVDMVVSDEHKGLVKAIMSHFQGATWQRCQTHFMRNILEVCPKALQKRLHSRLRYIFDAPDIETARRLKDEVAQEFGAQAPRAIERLEAGFEDAMGVMALPESIRRRLRTTNGIERLNREVRRRERVVGIFPNEEAAQRLIGAVVMEIDEEWTTGHKYLDMTEYWAWRQGLSRKGDEKREGEMHSEAA, via the coding sequence ATGGCCCAGTATCAGGTTACAGTAGACGGAGAGGTTTTGCAACAGCTGTTTGTTCGCGATGATGCACTCGCGAGGCTTGTAGAGCAGGTTGTAAACCAAGTCCTCGAGGCTCAGGTTACCGAGCAACTCAAGGCTGGACCTTATGAGCGCACAGACGAACGTCAGGGGTACCGCAACGGCCACCGGGAGAGATCCCTTACAACACGTATTGGAAGGCTGACCCTGGAGGTTCCACGTACAAGAGCTGGTAAGTTCTCAACAGACCTCTTCGAGCGATATCAGCGGAGTGAGCAGGCGCTTATTCTGGCCTTGATGGAGATGGTCATCAATGGTGTATCAACCCGCAAGGTAAGGAGCGTTGTTGAAGAGCTTTGTGGTACTGAGTTGTCCAGGTCAACCGTTTCTGACCTATGCAAGCGTCTTGATCCTGTGGTGAGGGAATGGAACGAACGGGACTTGAGCGATCGAGAATACCCCTTTGTCGTGGTGGACGCCCTTGTGATAAAGGTGCGTAAAGGGGGGCGGGTGCGAGTGCAAAGCGTGCTTCTTGCGGCTGGGATTAACCGGGAGGGGTATCGGGAGATTCTGGGGTTGATGATAGGGGATAGCGAGTCTGAGGCAAGTTGGTCAGAGTTTTTTGGCCGGCTGAAGGCGCGGGGGTTAAGAGGTGTTGACATGGTAGTCTCAGACGAACACAAAGGGCTAGTGAAGGCGATTATGAGTCATTTCCAGGGGGCAACGTGGCAGAGGTGTCAGACGCACTTTATGCGCAATATCCTGGAGGTCTGTCCTAAGGCTTTGCAGAAGAGGCTACATTCTCGGCTAAGGTATATATTCGACGCTCCGGATATTGAGACAGCCAGGCGACTTAAGGATGAGGTGGCACAGGAATTTGGAGCGCAGGCACCCAGGGCAATAGAGAGGCTTGAAGCTGGGTTTGAAGATGCGATGGGAGTAATGGCATTGCCGGAGTCAATTAGGAGGCGATTACGCACCACAAATGGCATTGAGCGGCTAAACCGGGAGGTACGTCGGCGGGAGAGGGTGGTGGGCATCTTCCCCAACGAGGAGGCAGCGCAGAGGCTGATTGGGGCAGTGGTTATGGAGATTGATGAGGAGTGGACGACGGGGCATAAGTATCTTGACATGACGGAGTATTGGGCATGGAGGCAAGGGCTTTCAAGGAAGGGAGATGAGAAAAGAGAAGGAGAGATGCACTCAGAAGCAGCCTAG
- a CDS encoding DUF438 domain-containing protein — translation MSKISQLAKALQDINEGKVSDDEARKLLAGIDPMELSLAEQELLENGVEPQELRRLCDVHLRLLEKDVQDLKAMLRVGHPLHTLISEHELILGFLDSLEVATRRIVEKGSYSAISEGDLKLISEIALHLVETEKHHRREEDALFPALEELGITGPTRIMRLEHEEMRPKKEELLNLVTHVDLIDYGDFSRKLQELSSFIVFHLRDHIFKENTILYPAAYRSIEDPRKWAEIARKCDEIGYCCFTPGIPANHMEHAC, via the coding sequence ATGTCAAAAATTAGTCAATTGGCTAAGGCATTACAGGATATCAATGAGGGCAAGGTTTCGGACGATGAAGCCAGGAAGTTGCTTGCCGGAATCGATCCCATGGAGCTATCGCTCGCCGAGCAGGAACTCCTTGAAAATGGAGTCGAACCCCAAGAACTCAGACGCCTCTGCGACGTACATCTCAGACTTCTCGAAAAAGATGTGCAGGACCTGAAAGCGATGCTCAGGGTTGGCCACCCTTTGCATACCTTGATTTCAGAGCATGAGCTAATCCTCGGGTTCCTCGATTCCTTAGAGGTTGCCACCAGGAGAATCGTGGAAAAGGGGTCCTACTCCGCAATCTCAGAAGGTGATCTGAAGTTGATAAGTGAAATCGCGCTTCATCTGGTTGAAACGGAGAAGCACCATAGGCGAGAGGAAGATGCGCTGTTCCCTGCACTAGAAGAATTAGGCATCACCGGGCCTACCAGGATAATGAGATTGGAACATGAGGAAATGAGACCAAAGAAGGAGGAACTCCTGAACCTTGTAACCCATGTGGATCTTATAGACTACGGCGACTTCAGCCGCAAGCTCCAGGAACTCTCATCGTTCATTGTATTCCATTTGCGAGACCATATTTTCAAGGAGAATACAATTCTTTACCCTGCAGCCTACAGGTCGATTGAAGATCCAAGGAAATGGGCTGAGATAGCCAGGAAATGTGACGAGATTGGCTATTGCTGCTTTACGCCGGGCATCCCTGCCAACCATATGGAGCATGCGTGCTGA
- a CDS encoding cupin domain-containing protein, producing the protein MQIIKVDELPMTKSPRGPKVRKVHSSDDVVITNVVLDPGQALPSHVTPVDVFFYIRSGSGKVIIGEEETEVSAGDIILSPKDIPHGLTAGDKETFSVLVVKTPNPDRR; encoded by the coding sequence ATGCAAATTATCAAAGTCGATGAGCTGCCAATGACCAAATCCCCAAGAGGACCGAAAGTCCGAAAAGTCCATTCTTCCGATGATGTAGTAATAACAAATGTTGTCTTGGACCCAGGGCAGGCGTTGCCATCCCATGTAACGCCAGTAGATGTTTTCTTCTACATTCGTTCTGGAAGCGGCAAAGTCATCATCGGTGAGGAGGAAACAGAGGTCTCTGCGGGGGACATCATATTGAGCCCCAAGGATATCCCCCACGGCCTTACTGCCGGGGATAAGGAGACATTTAGCGTCCTTGTAGTGAAGACGCCAAATCCTGACAGGCGTTAG